The Salegentibacter mishustinae genomic interval TAGGGCAGGATGAAATACTGGACTATATTGAGGCTATTAATAATGAATTAAGTTCTAATAATTCACCTGGCTAGATTTTAAGCCGCTCTTCAATAAGCACAATTAAAGCTTCAGTATTTGGTACTCGTTCCAGTTCTTCAGTAGTGATAAAAATACCCATTTCAGCTTCGTCTTCCCACAAAACGATGGGAAATGTATATTTATAGCTAAACTTAGAAGCGTACTTCTTTCGGAATTCATCTATATGCAGGAAATTCATTTCTACATTAGATTTTTGCCGAAATTCTTTCCATTGTGAGTTTTCAGAAAAAGTTCCGTAGGTAAGCTTGCAAAGATTACAAGCATAAGATTTGGGACTTACAATTTTATGCAGCGCATCCAGAACAGCATTATGTGTTCCGGAAAACGCGTTATAAACAAAGATGAGTTTCTCCACTCGATAATCGAGATTTATATTCTGTTTCTAATCCAATTTTTTCCTACGCAGGTCCCAAGGACTCACTCAAGGTAATTATTTTTGAGTGATTTCTAATTTCTCGGCAAAATAATCGCAGAAATCTTTCATCGTGGCGGTCATCTTTTCGTCCTGTGTTGCACGATTAAAGGTATCGCTCATAGAAACAAGCGTTTGGTGAAAGAATTTCTTCATTTCATCTACCGGCATATCTTTAGTCCAAAGATCTATTCGCAGTGTTTCCTGAGATTTGCTATCCCAAACCGAAAGCATTAAAGCCTTGGCATCTTCTTTATAGACATTTCCGTCTTCAGCACTCCAGGTAATCTCTTCTGGCACTCGATTCTCATCGGTTACCACTTCTATATTTATTTCTGACTTTTTAAATTCTGACATTACTTTCTTGGTTTAAAATTGGCTTTATTAAATATTGTTTCGGCATCTGTTGCTATCAATTCCTCTAAAGATGCATCGGTTTTATCCATATAGCTACGCACAATTTGCCATCCTATATATTGCCCCAGCATTGCCGGAGAATCGGCGTCTAACTGCAGGTAAAATTTTGAAAAAGGTGCAGGATATAGAAACCGCGAATAAAGTTCGGTATCGGTATCAAAAAACAATTCGTTCTCTACGAAATACCGCCATATCTGGGCTTCGTTATTTTGCGCCCAGGTGAATTCTTCTGCAGTATACCCTATTTTTTCTGCATCAGGTACTTCAGGAATAAACCTGTCTTTTAAGTATAATAGTTTTCCGTAGTAAACCATATGCGCTAGAAAAGTTCTTGACTCGGGTCTATCCAGATATTTTTCGGCATATGCATTGGCAACATCCGGAAGTATTTGTTCCTTCTTAAAATTCTTCTTCAAGAACTCCTGAATTCCAATATAGAAATGATGATCCTCTCCTAAATAGGTGTCCAGTGAAATAAATAAATAATCATCCTGCAGAATCACCTTGTTTTTGTAATCAACTTCTGATGTTACCGTAAATACTTTTGGCGCTTCAAATTGTGGGAAATAATATTTTATATGCTGAAAAAGACTGTGAAGTTCTGCCTTTTTATTTTCAAAAGAAGGAAAAGCTTTACCAACTTCTCTATCTATTTCCTGCTGGATGGTATCATTCAGTTTTTCTATCCAAACACTATCTGAAAATTGCTGCGGAAACAAAAAAGGATATTCCTGTTTTAGCTCCGGAATATCTTCAGGTTTAGCTTCGGCAAATTGCCTATCAAAACGCACCACCTCAAACTCTACCGGCACCTCTGCGATCTCCTTTTCAATTTCAGCTTCCTTATTACAGGAAACAAAGGCGACAATACAGAATAGGAAAATTATTTTCTTACACATAGGGATTCTTTATGAAGGCTTTAACGCCCTGCCCTTTTTATAATTATGTTTAAATAGTAGATTTGTGTGCAAAGGTATTATTTACAAACTTAACCACCCAAAATTATGCAAACTGAAAAAGTGGTAGACCACATAGTTAACTGGTTAAAAGACTACGCTACAAATGCAGGAATGAACGGTTTTGTACTTGGAATTAGTGGCGGGATCGACTCTGCAGTAACTTCAGCACTTTGTGCAAAAACCGGTTTGCGCACACTTTGTCTTGAAATGCCAATACACCAACACACCGATCAGGTAACCAGGGCGCAACAACATATTGGCTGGTTAAAAACTCATTATGCGAATGTGAGCAACCTGGAAGTTAACTTAACGCCGGTGTTCGACAATTTTAAAAAGGCAGTTCCAGCTGTGGAAAATTCTGAAGCTTTAGAGCTTACTTTAGCGAATACCAGGGCAAGATTAAGAATGTCTACACTATATTATTTTGCCGGCTTGCATAGTTACCTTGTAGCTGGTACCGGCAATAAAGTAGAAGATTTTGGCGTAGGGTTTTATACTAAGTATGGAGATGGCGGTGTAGACTTAAGTCCAATTGCCGACCTTTTAAAAACAGAGGTTTATGAAATCGCCAAATTTCTGGAAATAACAGAAGAGATAGTAACCGCTGCACCAACTGACGGACTTTATGGCGATACGCGTACAGATGAAGACCAAATAGGCGCATCTTATCCAGAATTAGAATGGGCCATGGAGGAAGCGGAAAATGGTAAATCTGTCGAAGATTTTGAAGGACGCAAAAAAGAAGTTTTTAAAATATATGAAAGCCGACATCGCGCTAACTCTCACAAAATGAATCCGATACCCGTGTGCACTATACCCGTTAATCTTAAAAAATAATCACTTTATCGAATAATATACTCATAAAACAGAACGAAAGATAAATTCTGTTAAATTTAGTAGTGTAAATGCGCTTGTCCTACCCCGGCGTGTTTTTCAACCAAACCTAAAATTATGAGTACAGTATTAATTGCAGATCATCACCCTGTGGTGCATGAGGGTATTCGATACATTCTTAAAAACAATCCAGCGCTAGAAGTTGTGGGTAGCGTGCATAGCGGGATGGAGTTGTACGGTTTCTTAAGCGAGCGCCAACCCGATGTTTTGATTATTGAAATAGATCTTCCAGAGATAAATGGAATAAACGCGCTTCGCACCATTAAAAACGATTATACTAAAACAAAAATCCTGGTTTGCACCGGGCACCCAGAAGAAGTTTACGCTTTAAGTGCTATTAAAGCGGGCGCTGCAGGTTATATTTCCAAAATGGCAAAACCTGAAGAACTTGAAAAAGCCATTTACCAGGTTGCCAGAGGTGGAATTTACCTCAACAAAAAAATTACCGACAAGCTCAATGCAGGGATGTCTCCCGGAAGAAATTTAATCGCAAAATTTAAAAAACTTTCAACCAGAGAATCTGAAGTTTTAAACCTCATCTCTTCGGGTAAACGAAATAAAGATATCGCCGAAGCTCTTTCCATAAATGAAAAAACAGTAAGCACTTATAAAACAAGGTTACTTAAAAAATTACAGGTAGATAACGTGGCCGATCTAATTACGCGTTCTCGCTTATTACAAATAAGCACTACATAACTCGATTCAATTTTTCTGAAAGTACTTTTTTTAGTGTTAAATAGTCTTTCACGTCTTCCAGTATATGCTGTGTTTGCTGTTCTCCATCTGGAGTTTTCACTTTTTCTGAAAGCTCATTAATTTTCTGATTTATTAAAAACCTGCGTAAGGAAAGAATGGTTTCGCTAACGTGCCTGGAGATAGTCTCGGTTTTTGCTTTCACGAAAATATTTTGCCGATCCCATTCGTGCAGCTTATATTGTTCCTCTTCCATTAGAATTGAAGTAATCTCTGAAGCCTGATCTGGATCTATATCGTTGATGAAATTCTTTACTTCGAATTTCTCTTCACTATTGAGACGCGAGATTAACTCGGCATAAATATCCCTGAACTTAGGATTAGCAAAAGCAATCTCATCTTCCTGAAGATCCAGGAATATCTTTTCAAAGACCCTGGTTCTCTGCATTTCCTTTTCCAGACCAAATTCCCCATCTTCTTTTTCTTTGAGCACAAGGTCTTCAAATTCTTCCTCTACCGTACCATATTGAAGCAAAAGACTAATGATCTTCTTTTCAAGTTCGTACTGCTCATCTACTTTAGAAGTTTTTGGCTGGGGATCTTCTTTTACTACATCAAAGGATTTCTTCTGTTGCTGTTGTTGAGGAGAAGTTCTTCCACTTTTCGCATTTAACTGCGCGAGGCTAGAAAACAGCACATTTTCAGAAATATCCATTATCCTGGAACATTCCTGTAAGTAAACTTCCTGCTGAATAGTATCTGGAATCTTAGAAATACTGTTTACTATATCCCGAATTAATTCTGCCTTTTTAACCGGATCTTTCTTCGCTTCCTCCATAAGCAAAGAAGCTTTGTAACTAATAAAATCCCGGGCATTCTCCTCTAAATATTCTGCTAAAGCTTCATCTGAATTATTTCTTGCGAAACTATCGGGATCTTCCCCTTCCGGAAAAGTACAAACCCTAACATTCATTCCCTGTTCCAGGATCAAATCTATTCCGCGCAGCGAAGCCCTTATCCCGGCGGCATCACCATCAAAAAGTACCGTGATATTTTTTGTAAGCCGATTAATTAATCTTATTTGCTCTGGTGTTAAAGCAGTTCCTGAAG includes:
- the gldC gene encoding gliding motility protein GldC; the encoded protein is MSEFKKSEINIEVVTDENRVPEEITWSAEDGNVYKEDAKALMLSVWDSKSQETLRIDLWTKDMPVDEMKKFFHQTLVSMSDTFNRATQDEKMTATMKDFCDYFAEKLEITQK
- the dnaG gene encoding DNA primase, which produces MISKTTIDNVFETARVEEVIGDFVQLKKSGSNFKGLSPFSDERTPSFMVSPVKQIWKDFSSGKGGNVVAFLMEHEHFTYPEAIKYLAKKYGIEIEETQQSDEQKQQADERESMYLVSEFANKHFQKNLHKTDLGKAIGLSYFKERGFTLETIKKFELGYSLDEWDDFTKEALAEAYKLEYLEKTGLTIVKGEKQFDRFKGRVMFPIHSMSGRVLGFGGRILTNDKKAAKYLNSPESDIYHKSKVLYGINFAKQAIAKEDNCFLVEGYTDVIQFHQSGIENVVSSSGTALTPEQIRLINRLTKNITVLFDGDAAGIRASLRGIDLILEQGMNVRVCTFPEGEDPDSFARNNSDEALAEYLEENARDFISYKASLLMEEAKKDPVKKAELIRDIVNSISKIPDTIQQEVYLQECSRIMDISENVLFSSLAQLNAKSGRTSPQQQQQKKSFDVVKEDPQPKTSKVDEQYELEKKIISLLLQYGTVEEEFEDLVLKEKEDGEFGLEKEMQRTRVFEKIFLDLQEDEIAFANPKFRDIYAELISRLNSEEKFEVKNFINDIDPDQASEITSILMEEEQYKLHEWDRQNIFVKAKTETISRHVSETILSLRRFLINQKINELSEKVKTPDGEQQTQHILEDVKDYLTLKKVLSEKLNRVM
- the gldB gene encoding gliding motility lipoprotein GldB, giving the protein MCKKIIFLFCIVAFVSCNKEAEIEKEIAEVPVEFEVVRFDRQFAEAKPEDIPELKQEYPFLFPQQFSDSVWIEKLNDTIQQEIDREVGKAFPSFENKKAELHSLFQHIKYYFPQFEAPKVFTVTSEVDYKNKVILQDDYLFISLDTYLGEDHHFYIGIQEFLKKNFKKEQILPDVANAYAEKYLDRPESRTFLAHMVYYGKLLYLKDRFIPEVPDAEKIGYTAEEFTWAQNNEAQIWRYFVENELFFDTDTELYSRFLYPAPFSKFYLQLDADSPAMLGQYIGWQIVRSYMDKTDASLEELIATDAETIFNKANFKPRK
- a CDS encoding response regulator, encoding MSTVLIADHHPVVHEGIRYILKNNPALEVVGSVHSGMELYGFLSERQPDVLIIEIDLPEINGINALRTIKNDYTKTKILVCTGHPEEVYALSAIKAGAAGYISKMAKPEELEKAIYQVARGGIYLNKKITDKLNAGMSPGRNLIAKFKKLSTRESEVLNLISSGKRNKDIAEALSINEKTVSTYKTRLLKKLQVDNVADLITRSRLLQISTT
- the nadE gene encoding NAD(+) synthase, whose protein sequence is MQTEKVVDHIVNWLKDYATNAGMNGFVLGISGGIDSAVTSALCAKTGLRTLCLEMPIHQHTDQVTRAQQHIGWLKTHYANVSNLEVNLTPVFDNFKKAVPAVENSEALELTLANTRARLRMSTLYYFAGLHSYLVAGTGNKVEDFGVGFYTKYGDGGVDLSPIADLLKTEVYEIAKFLEITEEIVTAAPTDGLYGDTRTDEDQIGASYPELEWAMEEAENGKSVEDFEGRKKEVFKIYESRHRANSHKMNPIPVCTIPVNLKK